In one window of Henckelia pumila isolate YLH828 chromosome 1, ASM3356847v2, whole genome shotgun sequence DNA:
- the LOC140883224 gene encoding calcium-transporting ATPase 9, plasma membrane-type-like, which translates to MTSATNPEAMQNDLESAAAGWAGDEEFSDPFDIANTKNASHESLRRWRQAALVLNASRRFRYTLDLKKEDEQEKRRRMIRAHAQVIRAALLFKLAGQRAIVLGTAVAPPSPCGGYAIGLEQLAALTRDHNLSALREYGGVQGLSNLLKTNLETGVSSDENDLSQRKISFGSNTYPVKKGRSYLRFLWEAWQDLTLIILIVAAVASLALGIKTEGLEEGWYDGGSISFAVLLVIFVTATSDYRQSLQFQNLNEEKRNIQVEVIRGGRREKVSIYEIVVGDVIPLKIGDQVPADGILISGHSLAIDESSMTGESKIVQKDHKAPFFMSGCKVADGAGNMLVTGVGINTEWGLLMASISEDTGEETPLQVRLNGVATFIGWVGLAVAGLVLLTLLIRFFMGKSKNPDGSIQFVHGKTSIGHTVDGVIHILTAAVTIVVVAVPEGLPLAVTLTLAYSMKKMMADKALVRRLSACETMGSATTICSDKTGTLTLNQMTVVDTYIGRQKINPPENSSLLNTKVASLLDEGLAQNTSGSVFLSKDGDVEVSGSPTEKAILLWGVKLGMKFDVVRSESIILHVSPFNSTKKRGGVALRGRTSSKVHIHWKGAAEMILALCSQYIDVNGSLQPIDETKDFLKDAIDNMAARSLRCVALAYRTYGTEMVPTDEEELSKWTLPEDDLVLLGIVGIKDPCRPGVKDAVKLCKDAGVKVRMVTGDNLQTAKAIALECGILSSDSDTSEPNIIEGKKFRELSDNEREQVAKKILVMGRSSPTDKLLLVQTLRKLGEVVAVTGDGTNDAPALHEADIGLSMGIQGTEVAKESSDIIILDDNFASVVKVVRWGRSVYANIQKFIQFQLTVNVAALVINVVAAVSSGDVPLNTVQLLWVNLIMDTLGALALATEPPTDHLMCRTPVGRREPLVTNIMWRNLLIQALYQVAILLVFNFYGITILNLKNYSTEHANMVKNTVIFNTFVLCQIFNEVNARKPEEINVFKGMTKNNLFTGIVGSTFILQIIIINFLGKFTSTVKLNFGQWVICIVVGIISWPLAVAGKFIPVPSTPLAKVLIKPYQRCVAARNS; encoded by the exons ATGACTAGTGCTACTAATCCCGAAGCCATGCAGAACGACCTCGAGTCCGCAGCTGCAGGCTGGGCAGGCGACGAGGAATTCTCTGATCCTTTTGACATAGCCAATACAAAGAACGCATCTCATGAATCGCTCAGGCGTTGGAGG CAAGCCGCACTTGTGCTCAATGCATCCCGCCGATTTCGATATACATTAGACTTGAAAAAAGAGGACGAACAAGaaaaaagaagaaggatgatTAGAGCACACGCTCAAGTCATACGG GCTGCATTGCTCTTCAAATTAGCTGGACAACGAGCAATTG TACTGGGGACTGCAGTAGCTCCTCCATCTCCTTGTGGGGGTTATGCAATTGGACTTGAACAACTTGCTGCATTGACCAGGGATCATAATCTTTCTGCATTGAGAGAATATGGAGGG GTTCAAGGGCTATCCAATTTACTGAAAACAAATCTTGAAACAGGGGTTTCTAGTGATGAAAATGATTTGTCACAAAGAAAGATTTCTTTTGGTTCAAATACGTATCCCGTGAAAAAGGGACGGAGTTATTTG AGGTTCCTGTGGGAAGCTTGGCAAGACTTGACCCTTATAATATTAATAGTAGCTGCTGTGGCATCTTTGGCTCTTGGAATAAAAACCGAG GGCCTGGAAGAAGGGTGGTATGATGGAGGAAGCATTAGCTTTGCTGTTCTGCTTGTTATATTCGTTACAG CAACTAGCGATTACCGGCAGTCCCTCcagtttcaaaatttaaatgagGAAAAACGAAATATCCAAGTGGAG GTCATTAGAGGTGGTAGAAGAGAGAAGGTTTCAATATATGAGATCGTGGTTGGTGATGTCATACCGCTTAAGATAGGTGATCAG GTTCCTGCGGATGGAATTTTAATAAGCGGTCATTCTCTTGCCATTGATGAATCTAGCATGACCGGCGAGAGCAAGATT GTTCAAAAAGACCACAAAGCTCCATTTTTCATGTCAGGTTGCAAGGTAGCAGATGGTGCTGGAAATATGCTG GTAACTGGCGTGGGAATCAATACTGAATGGGGATTGTTGATGGCTAGTATATCAGAAGACACTGGGGAAGAAACTCCATTGCAG GTGCGCCTAAATGGAGTTGCAACTTTTATTGGGTGGGTTGGGCTAGCAGTGGCCGGCCTTGTTCTTTTGACTCTATTGATTAG ATTTTTCATGGGCAAATCCAAAAACCCAGATGGATCCATTCAGTTTGTGCATGGTAAGACGAGCATCGGTCATACAGTCGATGGAGTCATACACATCCTAACTGCTGCT GTCACGATTGTCGTTGTCGCGGTTCCTGAAGGGCTTCCATTGGCAGTAACCTTGAC TCTAGCATACTCAATGAAGAAAATGATGGCTGACAAGGCCTTG GTGCGTAGGCTTTCCGCTTGTGAAACTATGGGATCAGCAACTACCATTTGCAGTGATAAGACAGGAACTTTGACCCTGAACCAA ATGACAGTAGTTGATACCTATATTGGGAGACAAAAAATCAATCCTCCGGAGAACAGTTCATTGTTGAACACAAAAGTTGCCTCTCTGCTAGATGAGGGATTGGCACAGAATACTTCAGGGAGTGTCTTTTTGTCGAAG GATGGTGATGTGGAGGTTTCTGGATCTCCAACTGAAAAAGCTATTCTTCTCTGGGGTGTCAAA TTGGGAATGAAGTTTGATGTTGTGAGATCAGAGTCAATCATTCTTCACGTCTCTCCTTTTAATTCTACCAAAAAGCGAGGTGGTGTTGCTTTAAGGGGGCGg ACTAGCTCAAAAGTTCATATTCATTGGAAAGGAGCTGCTGAAATGATTTTAGCCTTGTGTTCACAGTACATAGATGTAAATGGTTCATTGCAGCCCATCGATGAAACTAAG GATTTCCTTAAAGATGCTATCGATAATATGGCTGCAAGAAGTTTGAGGTGTGTTGCTTTAGCATACAGAACATACGGAACCGAAATGGTTCCAACTGATGAAGAAGAGCTGTCAAAGTGGACCTTACCTGAAGATGATCTTGTTTTACTGGGTATTGTTGGTATAAAG GATCCTTGCCGTCCAGGTGTCAAAGATGCTGTGAAATTGTGCAAAGATGCCGGTGTTAAG GTGCGCATGGTAACTGGAGATAATCTTCAGACAGCCAAAGCAATTGCTCTAGAATGTGGTATACTTTCTTCTGATTCAGACACAAGTGAACCAAATATCATAGAAGGGAAGAAATTCAGAGAGCTGTCTGACAATGAGAGAGAACAAGTTGCAAAGAAGATTTTG GTTATGGGACGATCATCTCCAACCGATAAGCTTTTGCTAGTTCAAACACTCCGTAAACTAGGTGAAGTAGTCGCCGTAACTGGAGATGGAACCAATGATGCTCCGGCGTTGCACGAG GCAGATATAGGTCTTTCCATGGGTATTCAAGGAACAGAAGTAGCGAAAGAAAGCTCAGACATCATCATCTTGGATGACAATTTTGCTTCAGTTGTGAAG GTTGTTCGCTGGGGACGATCTGTGTATgcaaatattcaaaaatttatcCAGTTCCAACTTACTGTAAATGTTGCTGCTCTTGTTATAAATGTTGTTGCAGCAGTTTCTTCTGGTGATGTTCCACTAAATACAGTGCAG CTTCTTTGGGTTAACCTTATCATGGATACTCTTGGGGCTCTTGCGCTGGCTACTGAACCGCCAACAGACCATCTTATGTGTAGAACTCCTGTCGGTCGAAG GGAACCGCTTGTAACAAATATCATGTGGAGGAACTTGCTTATACAG GCTTTATATCAAGTGGCCATCCTATTAGTTTTTAACTTCTATGGAATAACCATTCTCAACTTGAAGAACTACTCAACAGAACATGCTAACATGGTGAAGAATACCGTGATATTCAATACATTTGTCCTCTGTCAA ATTTTTAACGAGGTCAATGCTCGTAAACCAGAGGAGATAAATGTCTTTAAAGGGATGACTAAAAATAACCTATTCACTGGAATAGTGGGAAGCACATTTATACTACAG ATCATCATCATTAATTTCCTTGGGAAATTCACGTCAACAGTGAAGCTAAATTTTGGTCAATGGGTAATCTGCATTGTTGTCGGCATTATAAG TTGGCCACTAGCTGTTGCTGGGAAGTTTATTCCAGTTCCAAGTACACCTCTAGCCAAGGTCCTCATAAAGCCATACCAGCGTTGCGTTGCTGCTCGTAACTCTTGA